The Nostoc sp. NIES-3756 DNA window ACTAGCTGCAATACAGGTACACCAGGAGTTACGACAGGGCCTCCTGCACTTAAAGAATAAGCTGTAGAGCCTGTGGGTGTAGAAACTATTACTCCATCTGCGGCAATATCTACTGGTGCGTGACGACCTACAGCAATTTCAAAATGGCACATCGAGGTTAATGGTTCACGATGTAAAACCATTTCGTTCAAACATAGCGCCTCCCAAAGTACCGATTCTCCTCGCAGCACTTTGACGGTGAGCATGGCTCGTTCTTCGATTTCATACTCACCTGCGATCGCCTGTTCTATGGCTTGGGGTAATTGGTTTAGGTAGGTTTCGGTTAAAAACCCCATGTGTCCAGTATTTATTGCCAAAATCGGAATCCGACAAGGAGCTACTTGACGCGATGCTGCTAAAACCGTACCATCGCCCCCCAGAACTATGGCGAACTTCATCTCAGAATCAAAACCAGGGGGTGTTAAAGCATCCAGTGGGGTATGGCACACGGGGCTTTCCGGGCTAGAGTAGCCCAATATGCCACCGGCGCTAGAGGTAATACATACTTCCCAACCAGCTGCGGTGAGTTTGTCTTTCAACTCGATAGCAACACGACTGGCTATCGGTTTAATGTCGTTATATATAATGCCTGCTTTCGGCACACTCAAATATCCAAGTTTAAGCGATGCTATGTCTTATGTAATCCTTACACATTTTGGATCACCAGTCATTAGTTTTAGAGTCAAAAGTCAAAAGTCCATAGTCCACAGTCCACAGTCCATAGTCCAAACTTATAAATAATGACTATAGTCCACAGTCCAAATTTA harbors:
- a CDS encoding NAD(+) kinase, whose translation is MPKAGIIYNDIKPIASRVAIELKDKLTAAGWEVCITSSAGGILGYSSPESPVCHTPLDALTPPGFDSEMKFAIVLGGDGTVLAASRQVAPCRIPILAINTGHMGFLTETYLNQLPQAIEQAIAGEYEIEERAMLTVKVLRGESVLWEALCLNEMVLHREPLTSMCHFEIAVGRHAPVDIAADGVIVSTPTGSTAYSLSAGGPVVTPGVPVLQLVPICPHSLASRALVFPDTEPVNIYPVNIPRLVMVVDGNGGCYVFAEDRVYLERSQYTVQFIRLQPPEFFRILREKLGWGLPHIAKPTSVELP